In Silene latifolia isolate original U9 population chromosome 6, ASM4854445v1, whole genome shotgun sequence, the genomic window GTGTGCAACATGTAACAGCCTCAATTAGGCACACAAATCAATAAATATCAAATGGATTAGGAATGCACAAATTCAGTGTTACTGTAGAAGTTAAAAGAACACCAAAGGAGTAACAcccatttaaattaaataaaaacctgAACAACTGAGCTTGAGATTTTTCCATTTCCTCTGGTACGAGATCAATATGCGGAGCACCCACACCAAAGCTACTGTTTCCTAGTCCAGAGGGATATACACTTGAGCTTATTTGCCCTGAAGAAGTGCTGATTGTGAGTGGGAAGTTACCACCATCTAATGAAGGAAGATGAGTAGCATTAGCGGTCTGAATAGATTGCTGATTCTGCCAAGGAAGGCGGACAAAGTCCTGCAAACAAAAGTAGAGGCCAAGACAATAACCAGCACAAAAATCAGAAATACAGGCAATAAATTAGTGAAGTAAAAAGACACATAGTTACCCAAAGCAAAAAAAGATTGTGAAACAAGCGGTGCATAAGCTATACCTGATAAACACGCTGCTGAGAATCAGACAAGCGTCCAGGAGTAGGACGCAAAGTTTCTGGTAGGACACCCATGCCTTGGGCATATATGCTAGCATCATACATAGAGGAACCAACATTTTCTCTATGCTTCCTTCTCAAAGAAAGTTGTTGTGAGATTTCCCCATCAATCATTTGAACGGCCTAAAACAAACCATCACATATGTCACTAGAAATCATACAGCATTCTATTAACAAGAACCACAAAATGGATCTCAAGCTAAACACGTGAAATGAACAACCAAAAACACTTGACTTTATGAGAGAGGTAGGGCTGAACAGGACAGGAAACATCACAtctgaaggtacatattgggagaACTGAGAAGTACACGGTTAAATACACCAAAAAAACCAAAGAAATATATCAAACAGagtcaacaacaacatcagagccttaatcccaaaatgatttggggttggctgacatgaatcatcctttagaaccgtccatgggttcTAAAGGATGATCAAACACAGTCAATAAGTTAAAATCGCTTTCAAAAGTAAGCTTTCATATATCCAAAATGATGAACTTGATAAAAACCGATATGTCCAAAAATACGGTACTGGCAAAATCGCCATAGCTGAAAGGCAGTGCATTATCAAATCGCTTTGGGACAAAAATAAGATGCACAAGAAACAATCTCAGACGAAAGTGTAACCATTAAGAAGATGCCAATCATGATGATATAACTTGGTCAGGCAGGAAAATGAAAAATGTAATGTACGCAGCAAAGAATTAACATCTAACCCTCTCGGTCGCAGCATTTTCAATTAAGGCACAACCCAAATCAAGGTTATCATTGGTTACAAGTTGCACTGTTTGCTCCAACATATCTCCGATAGCTAAACCCTGCAGCAAGTTGCGAAGCTGACTAGAAATTGAGGCACGGAGAGGTTCCTGTAACAGAAAGTTAACAATGAATATTCCAGCAATATCGTCACGATATTGAAACAGCAGATTAAAATCTAACCTTGCAAGTTACATGAGCTAGGCTACCAGCAAGACTAGCAACCATCAGATGTGCAGCATTGAATATGCGACTTTCATCCGACTCGAATGCATAGTCCTAAGCCGAACAATTTGACGTAAGAGAAGTGACAAAAAATAGTTTTTCAACAATAAATATATATGAACCTTATTCGCAACCATCATCAAAAGCAGACAGACCTTAATGACAAGCTCTTTTGTCGTCTGAGTTGCAATGGAAACACTACGCTGCACTATACCATTTACTATCTCTTTATAAGCTCTATCCATGGCGACGGGAAGCACTCTGCAAAGATAGATATTAAATCAAATAAAAACCAAGGAGACTAATAATCACAGTCAAGCCCAAGAAAGGTTGAAGATATATCATCCAAACCTTTGAAAATGAGGGCCCAAATTTTGAAGCTTCGGGTTCACAACAAAATGTGATCCTATATTAGGAACTGATGAGGGTAGCTGAACAAAAGCATAAGTTCCACAGATTAGCTAGCAAGCAAGAAATACAATAGAGACAGCAAGTCTACTTTACTTCAGCTAACAAACAGGCCAATTGCAATAAGGACCTCCCGTATTCGAAAATATAAAACCATAAATATAGACATTGGTGACTTTAATAGTTTTAATTATAATAGAGACGTGTTATTTTTGTCGTATGTAGCAAAATAGTATACAGCAGCCATTTAGAAATCAGCTCTATTAGAAGAGACATATAGACAAAGTATTTCAAACAATGATGTGCACCTCTGAGATGAGAGTATTTTGCAATACCTGCCCCACGTATGAGGATTGAGTTTGGGTAGGTTGTTGCACAACAGGAGCAGAAGGAAGTGGGTCAGAAAATACTGTAGAAGATAAGTTGTCATCCTCGACCAAAGTAGCGGCAGTGGTTCCATACTGCACAGCAAATACAATATATCAGAAAAACTCTAGAGCATTTACGAAATATATGCAGGAAAAAAGGAAAGTAGAAATGCAAGTGTATACAAACCGGAGAGATTTGATGTGTGTGACCACCAAGCTGAGATGGAGTAGATACCTCAAGAGGCAATTCAACCTGGTTCAAAGCCGTAAGTACCATAGATTTCTCGTCGACCGTTGGCTGAGGTACACCAACATCTTTGTTCGAGAAATCCGGATTTCCTTCGATTACCCTGACACGTTCTCTTAAAAGAGAACTTGGGGTCACATCTTTAATCAGAACGCCAAGATTTTTGAAAAGTACCTGCAGTAAGCACCAACAGCACAACAGAAAATTACTACATTGCACAAGAAATGGACTAGGTCATTGAATTATCACAAAGCAACTTTCAACTACGACTTAACAAAAGCAATCGAGATGTAGAAACACTGACATGTAACATATCCTACCTCGATATCAAACTTGAGATTCATTTTCAAATTTGGCATTGCATAGATCTCAGCGAGTAAAGCAAGAATCCCCATCGTCCATGGATTAGGGGGTTGATAAGCCAGACTACTTTGACATGGCTCCAGTATCTGCAGTAACAGCAAAAGCAGCAGAAGTAGATAATTAAACGAAAGCAGCCCTGTGAGAAATTTAGGTGATCTATTTTCACTGTATCTAATTTAAAATTAAGGTGACTCGGGGAGAGAAATTAGTCATCGAAAGCAGGACCCAGCACCACAGAGATTTCTTTTTCAAATGATAACAACTAACAAGCATAGTATATTAATTTAAGGGCAGCATGGAGAGAATAGTACTCCATAGTCCATATTATATAAACCACAAGTCCACAAGGAATATCTTGAAGATAAAATCATGCAAGATTAGTGGTTAAATCTACAACAAGATAAAAATTCATATTCCAATGAGAGTTAAGCACTTGACTCCAACCATACAGCTACTTCACAAAGTAGAATTGAAAGATATAATGATTACCTTGGAAGTAAATGGAATCACAGCAATCATTAGCCCCTTCTCGTAGGCCTGGAAGAAATTATTGCATGAATAAAATTGATTTAAGCtatgcaaaagaaaaaaaaaatacagcTAACTTAACTAAGGACAAGAAAACATATTGACCACCAAAATTTGGAGCACATAATTGAACTTCCTAAGCGTGCATATACTATCATCACAaagaaaattcaaattaaaaaaaTCGGTAAAAGAACACATTTCACCTCTATAACTAAAGATTTGGGATCAATGTCGCGTGCCCTTAAAACCTGGTTTCTACCAATTGTAAGCTTCCCAAGCCAGCTGCCCAAATTCTTTAGCAACGAACGCTCTTCTGAGCTAGACTTTATGAGGTCTGAACCTAGTAAAACCTGAACAAACAGAAAAGAAATATCAGGTAATCAAAATTAATTTAACATGTTTCACAAAAGAATTGTAACATTTAAGACAGCCAACCTTGCAATTCTCATAAGTTGCTTGAACAATTTCTTTGTTTAAAGCTTTTGAGTTAAACTTGTCCAGAAACTTCAGATATAACTCGTGAAAATTTGGCTCGATGCTTGCCCTGCAGTGACTTAAGAATGTCACAACACTTGCGAGACGCAACACTAGACAGGAAAAAATGTGGGGAAGTAACGTCTGAGAACTCAAAAAGAGCAGGAGAAAGATTGTGAATTGTGACCTTTTCATCACCATATACTGCGCAAACCAAGGATAGTATTGCTCCTTCAGAATTTCGGAGAATTCTTTGGCTTTAGTTTCAACATTAGCTGAAGAAATGTTGTTGATTATAAATGAAATTTTGTCTTGAACCTCGGAAGACGGTGCCTGTGAATAGAATGAACATGAAATAGATGTTAAACATCAAAGAGAAGAAACCTCCAGTGACAAACAAAAATGATGGTAGACATGAAAGATACAATATATCTTCCCCTTTCTATCAATACACTCAGGAGTCCATTTTCTCTGCTCTAAAACTAGCCAGAATAATGATGAAATCAAGTGTTTTTCAGGTAGATTGTCAATTTCATACAGAAGAGCCAGAAGGTGAATCTAGAAGTTTGACAAAGATTTTTTTTTCATTGGATATTTCTCTGAAATAGACTTTGGCGCTACGTGCATGGGCTTTCTAAGTATACATTTACTCTTTTATAATTGAAGCTTTTGTGATTGttattttgttagttttagtATTTAAGAGAACCTTCTGGCAAGATTTTATGATAGTCAATGCCTTTTATCTTACAATCATGAAATTTTTTTGCAATTGGACGATAGTGATTATCAAAACTTTCAGAGTTTCAAGATGATGCATTGTATGTCTTGAACAGGCTCAAAAAGTATTTAAAAGAGAAATTGGCCCCAAAAAAAAGTGATGTATTCCATCTTGAATGATATATGTCATCATATTGAACTGATGTAAAAAATATGTTCTACTTGAAAAGGTTATAGACTACCATCGTAATTTCCATATCATAGTGTTCGTATatttagaataaataaataaaaaaatcctCATGTTTGTAAATAAAGAATTTTTCATATATTGTATGAGGAACAATATTTTTGCTTTTTGTATCAAAGGATAGTCAAATCACTCAATTGCATACTGCGTATATAGTACCTATCCAATCAATAAGTGACAAATGTCGATCAAAGAAGCCCTTAAATTCTGAAGATTGGAACATAATATTGATTTAGATGGAATGGAGTAAACGGCCCCGTGAACTGTTTGCATTTGCAATTTTCAACACAGTTTTTCATTATGGGTCATTCGAAATGAACTCTCCGTATGGGTGGGGCTGCAAACATCCAAAATAAGTACCTTATTTTGTTCAGAATGACCAGAACAATAGGGGAAAAACATGCTGGAATACATTCACAGACCACAAAACACCACTTAGAAAGCCAAACAAGGAAGCCAAAAAATAGAAGGaacaaaaatatgagctattaacTACTCCAAGCAACAGAAAAACTAAGAAGTGGGAATCAAGGCAGATTATGCACAGAGACAATTGAAAAATACCTCAATTGGAGTTTCTCTGCGTTCAGCAGCAGCTTCAAGCGTCTCTATGTTCAATGCAGAACCAAACCCTGCATGGGATCAAAGAATTTAGGAATGGATATAAATGTTTGCAGCAAATGTCAGAGAAGTAAAGTACAACAGAAATAATCTGGAGAAAAAGCtctaaggaaataaacaatataaagatatTACTTGTGGTAGACCCTCTGTTACGAGAAAATGCCGAGGAAATTGATAGCATCCCAGGGGCACTTTGAGCACTTTGTAGCTATTAAGGAAAAAAAATATGTTAGTTTTCTTCATTGTTATCCTTATCCCATCCTGTAAGCTGAAACAGACAAACCTTAGGCAAGCTGACACTGTCAGCTGACGATGTTGCAGTAGGTTGAACTGAAGCAGCTATAGGTGGTTTTGTGAAGCTGTTCATAGTAGTCGAAGCCTTTGCTCCTTCTTCAACCAAAGCTGATTGTCGCGGCTGAAACCGAAGAGATGATGAGAGTTGTTGCCCGGGGTGTGAACTATTAGATCCGATCAACTGCAAAATATAGATGTGGATCATTATAAATTATGCACAGCTTGAAGACGGGTCCAAACCAGGGCAGACTATTTTCAAAGATAAACCAAAACTATATGAACAGATCATAAAATGTGTCAAATTAGGATTGTCAGACAATGTGGCATTACACGGTATCGGATGCAGCGATATAGCACTGCGTGATTCAATGATCCCTTCGTCTTTAAATAAGTTTCATTTCTTACAAGTTCAGCATCAACAAAAAATAGAGTTTTACAGTCTGAAAACAGAACCTGGCAGTTTAAAAGACCCAGGTAGGGGGAGATGAGATTCCTTTTTCTATTAAATTATCAAATTTGATATACTCATCACTATGTTGTCATTTGACGAATAAAATATGTGTATGTGATTCCCCATCCTGTCTCAAAAAATAGATTCATGTATACACTAAGGCGCTGAAACAAAAAAATGCGCTTCTTAGTCTACAAAAAGATGATCTGTCAACCCTGTGATCTCTTTGCATTATACCCTGCATTCTCATTAGAACCTAATTCCAAAACATCCTTAAAAGTTGGTAGACCACAAGCACGCAAGATGACGAAAAATTAAGCCTCATACAAATCAATTAACTATATGTACAGTATTATAACTATAACTATTGCTACTATTAGCTGCTTGAAAAATTCCTGGTTAAAAATTCAAATGAGTAGGTGACATGGGCATATTCAAGAACATAAAATTAGCACATATTCATATAAAACCAACTCCTTTTGATTGCATGGGGGCCTAAAAAGGATGACAATTTCAGTCTCCTTTTTCAACCACTTAGCAAAGTGTGCCAATATTGATCTACTAAGTACAATTACTCACATCAATCCTGCTTAATAAGGGGGAAGTAAATGCAAGCATGACAAAATAAAACCGTTCACTTTACCTCATTAACTGTTGTCCCCAGAGAAGAAATGTTAAGTTGGTCAACCGGACCATTTCCTCCATGGGACTTTCTCGCAAGGACCCCATCTATATATTCAACAACATTAGGATGAGTGCTACGGAGATGAGATATCTGTAAGATGTGGTTGCAATATTGGGGCCACTCCTCCAAACGACTAATAAACTGCTCCAAAGCCTTCGTGCCAAATGCAAACATCTGTAGTAGATTTGTCACAGACTAAGCTACCCAACAGCAAAACAAAATACTCAGAGAAAACTGCAGTACACACATACCTTCGAATCGGCAGGCTTGCGCAGTGCATCCAGAACACAACGAAGTGCGATGCCAAGAGGCAGATGAGTTACTAGTTGATGTTTGATGATACAGCCTGCAACAATTCAACATGTGACCAGTAACATCAGCCTTAACCCAATAGTAATGCTTAATATATCCACTTTCCAGTATGAAAAGTTGTGATGTCGTACCAAATAAGATGGCAGCTAATCCAAGCTGTTTCTCAGGATATTTAGGGAAGAACCTATATTCTTCAAAAAGATTGGATATCATGCAGTCAAAAATAGATTGTTCCCTGCCATTCAAAGATCAATCAGTAACATACATTTTCGTGAAGAATAGTGGATCCACTTCATCATCAAACATATGCAGCATTTTTTCATTTAAATTTTCTAGTCTGAAGACCTACGTTACTATCACTCTTCATATAACCTTCGAATACCTGTGTCCGACGATTGACGTCTGAACATTGATATGCCACTTGGGCATTATCTTTTAAGCCAAAACATCCAAGAAAAAGCTAGTGTCAGACGTAATACATGCCTGAGTATCGAAAACAGATATTTTCTGAAAAAGCTTCAAGTTTTTTGGCCTAAAATGTAGTGTCAAAGTAGCAGAAGTGTTAAGTATGCAAGCAGTTGCAACTTTCGCAAAAATGGTTAATATCCATTTATGTGATTAAGTCTGAGAAAATAGTGTGGATTTGCTAAAAAGAAAGTAAAGACAGCCAAAATGGCGTTATAGGATAGGTGCCAGGTATACAAGCAAAATGGTTACACTTCATTGATCTACTTAagtctgaaaaaaaaaaagtgtacatTAGACGACTAGATTTCCCAAGACAAAATGTCACATCAACTGGCATGGAGAAAGATAAAGTTCATCAAATTGTATGAACAAGACCCTGTCATATATGCTTCTTTAGAAGAAACGAAGGTAGCTTTGCTAGAATCATTAAAAATATGTGTATGTAtatagagctggcaagtctgacccgacccgagtgacccgacccgaacccgagcaaacccgacccgaacccgaatcgacccgacccgacccgatgacgacccgtaacccgacacaacccgattatcagtgacccgaacccgaaccagacccgacccgatattgacccgacccgatactgacccgattaaattgatgacccgataattattaagcttaattttgatcaaaatgaaagtgattttgtgtttagattgatatatttgacttaataatgaattatttaaaccaaataataggttaaaaaataaatttaatggtaaaaaattatagtaatgcgattaagttacccgacccgacccgatacattattcgacccgaaatgacccgacccgataacgacccgaacccgacccgaaagggtatgctgacccgatatacccgaacccgatatgacccgacccgacgtgacccgacccaaacccgacccgactgacccgattgccacctctatatgtatacatataaCATACAGAAGAGGAAACAAAAAAGGTGTCAAGTCCAGACAACTCCACAACCAAACAGGGCAAAGAAACAAATTCATAATAAAGATCTGCTATGGAGACCGAGGAAATAAATTTAGCATATAAAGCTGCTATATATAGAAAAATAACCTTTTCACTGAGGATTCTTTAAAACGAGCAAGCATTTGAACCATCTCATCAATTGACTGTTGTTCAGCAAACATGCGCTGGAAATACGAATTTGCTTCGGACTCAATATCTTCAGAATATGAGTTCGAGGAAGAGGAATCAATAACCCCATCACTATGCTGACTCGAATGATGATTCTCTACGGATGTAAGCATTTCGCCAATTTCATCAGAAAGACTCTTTAAAGTCAAAGTCTGAGCATTAGCTTCAAGGACCTGCACAATGGGTTTAACAATCACTACAAACAAAAAATAGTCTTTAATGAACACGAAAAATGCAAATGATGGATTCCACCCTTCATGTGAGAAACCACAACCTTCAAGATAATTCTAGCTGTTGGGAATCCAAGAGTACCAGCTGAAGTAGTATGATGCAATCGGTTGGCAGCATCATCTGAGACTGTTTGTAGCTGTATCTCCTTCACATACTTCAAACACTCCTGCAATGTAACATTGTGCATAGAACTCTAAACTTACAGCTTTCCACAATACTGATTGACAAAAAGAGAATTAAACATATCGCAAGCATCTGTGTGCAGTATAAAATACCTCGAAAAAGGCTTCTTTACTTATGATGATATTATCATTCAGCCATTTCTCAAAATCTAAGAGTTCCTTCTGAAAAGCAACAGCTGCCAGTCTGATAGCCAGAGAAAACGGAATCCTCTCCAAAACAAGATTTATAATCTACATAAACAACAGAAATAACTCAATAAAAAAATCCAGTAAAAAAACCATTACAGAAAGAAAGTTTGCATCGAATCTTGTAATATCTACATAAAACAACACCTTATTTTCCTGACATATATCTAGAATCCTGTGGACACTGTCCGGATCTTTAGTAAGAGTGTCAACAAATCCACGCAGCACCAGGTTATGGTTGATGTGCCAAAGGTGAAGAATGAATCCTTTCCTGCTAGCATTAGCAATTACCCTTGGAAGAGCATTAGAAGATACTTCATGCTGAAGAAGATTGTATGTTGTCTACAAGATTAAATAAAAATAGAATTAGGTTCAGAAAAATTCATACTACTAGCAAGTATCAAATAATTTATCCAAAAAAAACAAGAATTAATAAAGGCAGATATCAGTTGAGGATAACATAAAAGTATTAAGACATACTATTGCAACTAGGAATAACATAAAACAACAAAACCAGACAGGCTATATGAGCCACATTCCAAATATTAAGTCAAAGGGAGAGAGAACAGTGGGGAGAATATCTATGGTCAGAGCAATTCCTTTATAGCTAAAATAATGCATCTCGTAACTACATTACAACAACAAAAGCTGGTGTACATTCAAGCCCAAAATCATCAGGCAGAAATTAGAGAAGATTACATGAATTTGTGCAATCCCAAGTAGCAGTACTTCAGGGCAGTGTTTAAGAGGATGCTCCAGCATGGACTGAATAGTAGCAGCATGACCCCTCTCAGCCAATTGGCACAGCACATCCAGTAGATCCAGACATAACCATGCATTATTCGATTGTCCAAGTTGAGAGCTCAGACCATGAACATCAACATACGCCTGCAACACAACCCATGTCCCTTATCTCAATCATCAGAGCAATATAAACAAAGCAGGAAGTTCTTACTTTCTTGTACACCATCAACTCACCAGTTTCCTGATCGAATGGGAAAATGTAAATATTTCAGGCGGCATGGATACAGCATACTTAAGAAAGGACAGCTGCCCTTCAGAATTCTTCCAGACCGAACCACAAATAGCATGAATCGGAAACAACTCCTACAAAACTCATATATGAATCAGACAAAAAGCTTTCTGGTGACCAAATCATTCCGACAAATAAGCAGAATCGATCAGCTGTCTACAATCATAAAAAACAATTACCTGGCAAGCACACTTGTAAATAGTCATGAAAAATGAGAAAGCATCCTCACTAGAAATGTAAAATCCCTCGTGGTCAAGATTCTCCATAACTTTAACCCAGTTGGTGTCAGGTGCCTGTACATAGAAATACATGAGAGATGAGAAAACATGCTGGCAGGTTTCATAAAGATAGATAAATCATACCCAACCCCAAGCCTCAGACACATGTGAGAGGTACAACGCCAGATCGAACCTGGTCTACATAGAATCAGATAGCATCAAAGTAGTTCCTAGAAGACCATCCATGCATTAACAAAAATAACGAACAAAACAACGCCTTGGTAACTATGCCGAAAAGATTAgtacatttattttatttaaaaaaaaatcaagagAAAACATCAAACTCTGGAATGCAATATATGAACATTATAACTTAGAAAATTATGAGATTAATTAGCATAATCATCAGTTTGTAAAGTTTCTAATGACAACATTTAAAGGCCCTAAATTTAATCTCCGTGCTTACTACAAAATAGCATACCCATTTACATGATACAAGTGAAATTTAAAACTAAAGCCTTTGTTTCCACTGTTATGAGATACTTTAGAGCAAAATGTCGTGTTCCTAATGTAAATAATACTCTTAATGTTCACATATATTACCTCTGAACTCATCAACATTAATGTCAAGAGACCAACTTCAAAGGTTTTAAAACTACAGGTTTGTGAAAAACACCAATTTCTCCCGTCCATAGCAGGATAATCAAGAATTTTAAAAAGCTTTCTCTAGAATCTTCGATGCATATTTTCTCTCTGACCATATGGGGATTGTTTGGCAGCTACAATTTGCCTAGTAGCTGCTTGTATCAACTAGTTTGTTAAGATGATTGTATTAGTTGCAGTAGAGGGCTCTCCAAAAGTTTTAGGAAAATGAAGTCAGTTGTTAGCTGCTTTAGAATGTACAAAGAACATTTAGGGAACATAACATACTTTTTATGCAGATGTACAATGGTTATTAACGTCAGCTTATAATGAGAAGGCTCTTTTGCACAAGAAACAAAGACTTTGCTTGAATAGAAAATTTTGGAGGGAACCGAAAAGGAGGGATATGAAGGCGACTAGAATGATTTTGGGGGGGAGGGAGGGGGGAAGGGAAGGGAAGTCCTACAAGGCAAGGCAATTTATTCCCTATCCTACTACAAAAGGAAAGATTTGGAGAGCAATTCCCTACATCCatttccccttcctttccctctcTTTTTTGTATGCAAACAAAGGGTAAAAGAAAAACCTATCTTTTAGTTTATAATAGATGAGCTTTTTTCAGTAAAAAAATGCATATAAAATGCTCTTTTACCAAACATCACAATAAGTTTGTGCAATTACTCATGTCTCCATCCATAAAAAACGCCAATATTTGCAATTAGTCACACATATGTCCATCAGTTATCAGCCATATGCAACCACAGGTCACACTTGTCTGATAGGGTTTTCGGTTCTCTTTCCCCTGTCGTTGATAAATCAATACCGACATTGTTTAACTCCTTCCTAGACCAACTAGTTTCTACAATATTTTGTTCATCTTACATGATAGAAGCATCAGCCTTAAATACAATCACAAGAGAAATTCCATCAACGAAATAATCAAATATGAATACGACATGAATTTAATATGTACGCATAGATAGATTAACTCACTAGCTGCTTAATAGAGTCAACCAGGATGTTAACATTCCATGAGCTAAGACGTGGAAGCTCGAACATGGCATTGCTACCAATTGCAGAAAGAAATGCTGAAAATGCAGTACTGCTGTCTTCGAGACCAGCATGAGTGCGCACAACTGTGCCAAGTATCCGAGCAACAGTTACTTCAGTAAGTGGAAGATAAAGAGACAAAATCTCCTTGCACTTTGATGCATCAGTTGAACATCCGTAGCCCAGTTCCTTCATCACATCTGCCATACTGATCTCCTTCTCCATTTCAGCAACAAGAGAATCAAAGTCATCATTGGAATCATAAAACAAGTCCATATTCCTGTATCAGTTTTGAAGAACAATAAAATATAAATTTCatataaattaacaaaaaaaaagccaATAAAACTCATCAGGAAAAATGACCTCAATAACTTAGTATCATTCAGCTCATCAAGGATCATTGGACCCAAGACAGATGGGACAGCCTCTTTTGGTTGCATTAAGCTCAGCATCTGCGTAAATGTGTCTACATGTTTCGAGAGGCCCTCACATCGATGGAGAAACATAAAAATATTCTGAATTTGTTCATCCGACTCTAAAATGCTTGGATTATCAAACAAACTCTCAACATGAGTCATGCAAAAGTTAGTCCCTGCAAGAAGCAATAATTGATTTATGTACACCATGCTATAATAATGACAGACAAAAGAAGCCATATCAAGATAGAAACAACATCCTCTAGATGCGAGTATTATGTCGTACCAACTAATCTGGCTTCAGAATTTTCAGATTCTGACAATGCAAGTCCAACAGCAATTTTTTCAGAAAGTGAAAGACAGAACAGGTTTGataaatcatcaagaaatccttCCCGGATTGCCACATGTCTTAAAGACTGGCACAGAATAGAGCTGAAGTTTGGTTTCCCCAAAATGAATCTGAATAATGATGCAAAAGCCGGATGCAAATGATCGTTCTTTACTTCATTCTCATAAATATTGATGTAGTCTAAACAGCTCTGAAGGGTTAATATGCTTCCTTCCAATCCATAGTCGCTGAACTGTACAGAAACGGG contains:
- the LOC141585978 gene encoding uncharacterized protein LOC141585978 isoform X1 translates to MQEFSSTVASHVRFLIRSLNGSNSDSVLQELRQFSDYGLEGSILTLQSCLDYINIYENEVKNDHLHPAFASLFRFILGKPNFSSILCQSLRHVAIREGFLDDLSNLFCLSLSEKIAVGLALSESENSEARLVGTNFCMTHVESLFDNPSILESDEQIQNIFMFLHRCEGLSKHVDTFTQMLSLMQPKEAVPSVLGPMILDELNDTKLLRNMDLFYDSNDDFDSLVAEMEKEISMADVMKELGYGCSTDASKCKEILSLYLPLTEVTVARILGTVVRTHAGLEDSSTAFSAFLSAIGSNAMFELPRLSSWNVNILVDSIKQLAPDTNWVKVMENLDHEGFYISSEDAFSFFMTIYKCACQELFPIHAICGSVWKNSEGQLSFLKYAVSMPPEIFTFSHSIRKLAYVDVHGLSSQLGQSNNAWLCLDLLDVLCQLAERGHAATIQSMLEHPLKHCPEVLLLGIAQIHTTYNLLQHEVSSNALPRVIANASRKGFILHLWHINHNLVLRGFVDTLTKDPDSVHRILDICQENKIINLVLERIPFSLAIRLAAVAFQKELLDFEKWLNDNIIISKEAFFEECLKYVKEIQLQTVSDDAANRLHHTTSAGTLGFPTARIILKVLEANAQTLTLKSLSDEIGEMLTSVENHHSSQHSDGVIDSSSSNSYSEDIESEANSYFQRMFAEQQSIDEMVQMLARFKESSVKREQSIFDCMISNLFEEYRFFPKYPEKQLGLAAILFGCIIKHQLVTHLPLGIALRCVLDALRKPADSKMFAFGTKALEQFISRLEEWPQYCNHILQISHLRSTHPNVVEYIDGVLARKSHGGNGPVDQLNISSLGTTVNELIGSNSSHPGQQLSSSLRFQPRQSALVEEGAKASTTMNSFTKPPIAASVQPTATSSADSVSLPKLQSAQSAPGMLSISSAFSRNRGSTTRFGSALNIETLEAAAERRETPIEAPSSEVQDKISFIINNISSANVETKAKEFSEILKEQYYPWFAQYMVMKRASIEPNFHELYLKFLDKFNSKALNKEIVQATYENCKVLLGSDLIKSSSEERSLLKNLGSWLGKLTIGRNQVLRARDIDPKSLVIEAYEKGLMIAVIPFTSKILEPCQSSLAYQPPNPWTMGILALLAEIYAMPNLKMNLKFDIEVLFKNLGVLIKDVTPSSLLRERVRVIEGNPDFSNKDVGVPQPTVDEKSMVLTALNQVELPLEVSTPSQLGGHTHQISPYGTTAATLVEDDNLSSTVFSDPLPSAPVVQQPTQTQSSYVGQLPSSVPNIGSHFVVNPKLQNLGPHFQRVLPVAMDRAYKEIVNGIVQRSVSIATQTTKELVIKDYAFESDESRIFNAAHLMVASLAGSLAHVTCKEPLRASISSQLRNLLQGLAIGDMLEQTVQLVTNDNLDLGCALIENAATERAVQMIDGEISQQLSLRRKHRENVGSSMYDASIYAQGMGVLPETLRPTPGRLSDSQQRVYQDFVRLPWQNQQSIQTANATHLPSLDGGNFPLTISTSSGQISSSVYPSGLGNSSFGVGAPHIDLVPEEMEKSQAQLFSPVALNHIRSSENSVPFRSEADSMPLSSLSAPNLEAQSVEPVPSEPVGSSQLPSLSSASLGTGLSEPMATEDALDKYHMLALKLDAALANDNEESDIQAIIVEVPKMILKCGNRDEAALAVAQKVFKALYETGGNSFHVNAHLAILASIRDVCKLVVKELTTWVIYSDEERKFNRDITVGLIRRELLNLAEYNIHLTKLLDAGRNKAATEFAVSLLQTLKKEEPKVISELQNLLEALAKLATRPGSPESLQLLVEIVKNPAATASGLPSPVTAKDDKNRLTRDKKVLQSMASRGDTNNVEVMEPEASSFQQQVSTLFAEWYRISELPAGNDAPCTKFMLHLHQIGLLRGDDKTERFFRVLLEISVSHFGELMQKSPQVHTPFLAIDIYAKLVYSILKYWPVDQGSSKLFLLPKILTVTVRSIQKDADEKKEDFNPRPYFRLFINWLLDIGSIDVHDGVNFQVLSFFANAFHALQPLKVPGFSFAWLELVSHRTFMPKLLTGNAQKGWPLLHRLLMDLFQFMEPFLRNAELGELIRILYKGTLRVLLVLLHDFPEFLCDYHFSFCDVIPSSCIQMRNIILSAFPCNMRLPDPSTPNLKIDLLAEMSQAPRILSDVDAALKAKQMKADVDEYLRTKQGPLLKELKHRLLLSPNEVSHAGTRYNVPLINSVVLYVGMQAIQLLQARNRSQTQSGSADPSVDNAALAIFESLIKDLDTEGRYLFLNAIANQLRYPNTHTHYFSFIMLHLFSQPEKEIIKEQITRVLLERLIVNRPHPWGLLITFIELIKNPSYYFWSQSFTRCAPEIEKLFESVSRSCGGPKPVNENMVGSGALSDGVH